TTGAAGATATATATGCATTCATGAAAGGGGGGGCCCTGCCACCGCTTCCCAACGATTCGGACTGAGCCCTACGTCAGCAAGTGGCGACGCTTAGTTGGACGAAAGGCGTTGGAGAGAAGGAAAGCAGCCAACCTTAGCCAGGAGAATCAATGTGACGGATTCAGAGCAGTACATGTCAGAGAGCGAGTTTACGGACATGATGCTGGGTCATGTACACCCGGTGATCCTCAGCAGTGAGCATATTGATGGGTATTATTCACATGGAGGCATAGGGACTGCCTTTGTCTTGGAGTTCTGCGGCGAGCTCTTTGTCGTAACGGCCCTTCACGTTCTCAGGAACCAGTTCGCCACTCATGACGAATTGCGGATCTTGCTGCGCAACGCCCCGCTCTCCATCCTGTTCGACCTCCGCGCAGTATTCCGGGATGAGTCAGACCCCGACCCGGATTCAGACTTGGTGATTTTACGAATCGTGAAATCTCAGCACGCCGAGTTGTATGCGGCAGGGCTTGTCAGTCTTGACGCTGCCGAGTGCGCCTTTATCGAGGACTACAGCCGCGCTGAAAGCTTTGACGTTTTTGGCTACCCAGAGACCGGACGATCGTACGACTACGAAGAGAACATCCTGGGATCCCAGTTACGTTGGCTTAAGGGGGAACTCACAGAGTCCACAGTTCAAGGCCTTTGTACCCTAAAAATCAAAGGCCAACGCCCGGGCGATTTCAACGGCATGAGTGGTTCATTGGTCATCGCCGACGTGGATGGCCTAATGAGGTTCGCCGGCCTGGTGACGCTGGCAAGTAATGAGGGTGGGATATTGAACTTCATTCCTGCAGAGAAAATAGTGCACCATTTGGACGAAATGTTACGCATGGAGTTGGCGGGGGTTGTGGAAGCTGAGGATTCGGGCTCTGTGGATCGGTCGATGGATGGGGTCTCCGATGGTACCAGAGAGAGCCCGCGATAGAGTTTGCTAAAGTCCTTTAACAATTGGCGGGCTCGCTGCTTTCTCGCTGCTTTACAGTGCGAACCTGTCAAGCAGGCTGTGATCCTGGCGTATCTAGGTATCCAACAAATCGATCCAGTAGTCTATTCCCCTGGTTCACCCTTTGACTGGTCGTCAAATATCGGCGCCTCCAAAAACTGCTGGACACTCTGATCGGGATTGCTGAACAACTCGTTTACATAGCCCTCATGGGCGAGCAAAAGCACCCGAGCAAGATCAAGGTAGTGATTGTAAGTAGTAATAATGTGCTTGTGGCCCATCTGCTGCTTCAGGACTTGCATGGCCGCAGCGTCACGCACTTCACTCAGCTCCCCCAACAAAGCGCTTTTGAATCGCCGGATGAGAAAAATAGTCGGCCACCAATGGCGCGCATCATAAAAGCGGAGAGACTTTCGAATAGAGGGATCTAGCCTCCTAGCTCGGGTCTTCGCATCATTGGAGCGGCCCGATATCATCTTGCGCGTAACGGGAACACCACGGGAATTCAAAAACAATTGTGACGGAGGACAAGGCTTACCGTATTTCTTGGCATATAGTGCAGCACGCTCTGGATATAGGGTCTTGATATAATGGTCGTCCAATGCCTTTAAATCTAATCGATGTATTTTTATTGTACGACTCTTTTTACCTTTGCTATTAGCAATATGATAATCGACAGTTTCGTCAACAAAGGTCATATTTTCATAGGGCATAATATGCTGATTCCTCCCCGCGCCGGCGTAAGGAAAGCGACAGAGAT
The genomic region above belongs to Pseudomonas sp. PSKL.D1 and contains:
- a CDS encoding site-specific integrase; the encoded protein is MITITRRVLTYICALTPGQICTHYIIIAHVKKTMVMLSHVNLYLKELSASLDTSNRYSNVLSKFYRYLSTLEKYQDVSVTSYHALVDNQDLKNWQIQRAIDRVAAQSTRPSTETIIQDGMLVYGFFEWLKKVGYTSCVSFRYKTWQPNFKDEALLAHIKTRARLVLDGKGIRALDREILQDQSYTLPTNYEMSCLILGYSDPVYAAIFKLSLGTAMRPVDLCRFPYAGAGRNQHIMPYENMTFVDETVDYHIANSKGKKSRTIKIHRLDLKALDDHYIKTLYPERAALYAKKYGKPCPPSQLFLNSRGVPVTRKMISGRSNDAKTRARRLDPSIRKSLRFYDARHWWPTIFLIRRFKSALLGELSEVRDAAAMQVLKQQMGHKHIITTYNHYLDLARVLLLAHEGYVNELFSNPDQSVQQFLEAPIFDDQSKGEPGE